In Zingiber officinale cultivar Zhangliang chromosome 8B, Zo_v1.1, whole genome shotgun sequence, a single genomic region encodes these proteins:
- the LOC122017991 gene encoding noroxomaritidine/norcraugsodine reductase-like: MSSVQEHAPIDTNRWSLAGTTALVTGGSKGIGHAIVEELARLGSAVHTCARSEADLEKCLQKWRDSKLKVTGSVCDVSSPSEREKLMATVKSQFDGKLNILVNNAGASIFKPAMEQTLEDFKLVISTNLESAFHLSQLAYPLLKACGGGSIVFITSISGFIAGDHVSVYASTKGAINQLTRNLACEWAKDDIRTNSVAPGFIKTQLVDFLVQDEEFVARENHRVPLGRLGEPEDVAGVVAFLCLPPSCYVNGQVIVVDGGRIVNGNH; the protein is encoded by the exons ATGAGCAGCGTCCAAGAACACGCTCCCATTGACACAAACAGATGGTCTCTCGCCGGGACGACTGCTCTGGTCACCGGAGGCTCCAAGGGAATCGG GCATGCGATCGTCGAGGAGCTCGCCAGACTTGGATCGGCGGTGCACACTTGCGCCCGCAGCGAAGCAGATCTGGAGAAGTGCCTGCAGAAATGGCGCGATTCCAAGCTCAAAGTCACCGGATCTGTCTGCGACGTTTCGTCCCCAAGCGAGAGAGAGAAGCTCATGGCGACGGTGAAGTCCCAATTCGACGGGAAGCTCAACATTCTG GTTAACAATGCAGGGGCATCGATCTTCAAACCGGCGATGGAGCAAACCCTGGAGGATTTCAAGCTCGTGATCAGCACAAACCTGGAATCGGCGTTCCACTTGAGCCAACTTGCTTATCCTCTCCTTAAGGCTTGTGGAGGTGGGAGTATTGTGTTCATCACCTCCATCTCTGGCTTCATTGCCGGGGATCATGTGTCTGTGTATGCATCAACAAAAG GAGCAATAAATCAACTGACGAGAAATCTTGCATGTGAATGGGCCAAAGATGACATTAGAACAAACAGTGTAGCTCCAGGATTCATAAAAACACAACTCGTCGACTTT TTGGTGCAAGACGAGGAATTTGTGGCGAGGGAGAATCATCGCGTGCCTCTTGGGCGCTTGGGGGAGCCGGAGGATGTGGCCGGCGTCGTGGCCTTCCTTTGCCTCCCTCCTTCTTGCTACGTGAATGGTCAGGTTATCGTCGTCGACGGAGGCAGAATTGTCAACGGAAATCACTAA